The following coding sequences are from one Halorubrum sp. BOL3-1 window:
- a CDS encoding NAD(P)-dependent oxidoreductase has translation MDTVLVTASGGGVGAWTVDALADAGHEVVAVDRRTPPEGERRDGVDHKAADLTDYGETRQVVDAAAPDAVVHLAAIPHPEDHAGSRVFANDVESAYNVFDAAGAAGARIVWASSESLYGTVFAAEDWLPDRLPIDEETPTRPEDPYGLSKVVGEEVAAAAARRHGVPAVSLRLSWVTYPGDDRRREAREAFDPATAEPSGNCWSSVDVRDVAAAVEAAIDPETAIDGHEAVLIVAAENFLGRDTAAAIAAARGELPAECDLDGDESVFDCSKAERLLGWEPDHSWRDAHDGESDGGGGDREAD, from the coding sequence ATGGACACCGTACTGGTGACAGCCAGCGGCGGCGGCGTCGGCGCGTGGACCGTCGACGCGCTCGCGGACGCGGGTCACGAGGTGGTCGCCGTTGACCGCCGAACGCCCCCGGAAGGCGAGCGCCGCGACGGCGTCGACCACAAGGCCGCGGACCTGACCGACTACGGCGAGACGCGGCAGGTGGTGGACGCGGCCGCCCCCGACGCGGTCGTCCACCTCGCCGCGATCCCGCACCCCGAGGACCACGCCGGCTCGCGGGTGTTCGCGAACGACGTCGAGAGCGCGTACAACGTCTTCGACGCGGCGGGCGCCGCGGGCGCCCGGATCGTCTGGGCGTCGAGCGAGAGCCTCTACGGGACCGTCTTCGCCGCGGAGGACTGGCTGCCCGACCGCCTCCCGATCGACGAGGAGACGCCGACCCGGCCGGAGGACCCCTACGGGCTCTCGAAGGTCGTCGGCGAGGAGGTCGCCGCGGCCGCCGCGCGTAGACACGGCGTTCCCGCCGTCTCGCTTCGCCTCTCGTGGGTCACGTATCCGGGCGACGATCGACGCCGCGAGGCGCGCGAGGCGTTCGACCCCGCGACCGCCGAGCCGAGCGGGAACTGCTGGTCGTCCGTCGACGTTCGCGACGTCGCCGCCGCGGTCGAGGCCGCGATCGATCCCGAGACCGCAATCGACGGACACGAGGCGGTGCTGATCGTCGCCGCGGAGAACTTCCTCGGCCGCGACACCGCGGCGGCGATAGCGGCGGCCCGCGGCGAACTGCCCGCGGAGTGTGACCTCGACGGCGACGAGTCCGTCTTCGACTGCTCGAAGGCGGAGCGGCTGCTCGGGTGGGAGCCGGACCACTCGTGGCGCGACGCACACGACGGTGAAAGCGACGGGGGAGGCGGCGACCGCGAAGCCGACTGA
- a CDS encoding PKD domain-containing protein: MTRWRRVAVVLIAASLVTAGIPMTGAFSSVSAERTVSVGVADDSDAFLSLEPAAGPNGAYAEQSGGTLELRFDGTGTLASGLNPDATTYAEDVFVATNRGTQPVKLTVDDDTPGIRFYAEADGETRRIDGTDPGRVAFGVGEAANVSVRIDSENESAIEAVDSVSIEASAIDGEPDGGDGSDGGDGSDGGDGSDGGDGSDGGDGSDGNGENVQTSVDDGVLRATGSVDAGESVALDLDRVDDASQDDVTVESTEISYADGVESLNTSVSVTDPDGADDAPGDRAAPPNGSVRSYVEVSHPETPDAAIDNASVRFVLPHEAGTDAGSVSLLRYNETRDAWETEPTSVSYVENSSAGYVYEGRTERLSLFALVQTARGIYVQSNGTLETVDASLTTDPETDFPADTYGTYRDRAFNASYWQADATSDADDAAAVIREELRFDLKNATKDAAIDQAVSYADDALQATVGLSGIGTALTALDVALKSDKFAGSFGTGIQKQAIAIHVDPGTESYERLRANLAALERNSAELEGVDDEARERRLLEERETLLRETYLLLPTYLNDVHADVVGNAAGIEDPQAYQQIRSDVESLRLLIELDYEETTEKRYNSPDRSLPRETSMPTHGWTAFGDANVYDTMDHGDDYVVFELDTAPGTTDAGDLDVTVAGANAAELETAVLSERPDDPRTVEGRALPERDADTLGDTIDDPADTTYVVVRVGGSRGPLKLTASGEGGPVDVSVFERAGPDIQRPEADLVAGPDPVTLADGDVVYPTNDSDTDLVWDLWDAKTPTGDVEYRFRVDDGDGFTGGADGDGDGWTAWTTAPDDGRVTPDLTYGDGVTRVQLQVRDDIGRTTVRNADVVVTAGPPITDVAAPLADDPTAGDVYVKVLPERRIQSVELEYRHIGEGNWTDWRTVEGDDLEDFGRVVPPIEGEVEVRARATNLANQTGKWTVETLTYDPPDVTPPEVDAESVPDQRPTLVDGEEVERRVVADGSINLSWSVEDDVTADGDLEYRVRVDGGPWSGWTTTENGYFDADVDVATSGTDVTVEVRDERGNVASQSVTVLRDDDPPTIGVNAIDDVTGAVVDPTADEPLSEVELQYRADGSKEWINWTTIGSTEATAVDLDAAGSFELRARGVDTAGNVGDWTTPASFDSLPADRSTTIVDEDSVSGGGNATYEVPNASEIGSGTAKGIVAYNALVDEIDGELLLDLYMTTRDGDRYPISSVTFTEEGNQTVAADLPANLTNGAQLEVEVRGNGTVVLDSLRAIDAAPNAPPIAPSPRNVTVGSDVTVSAPADWTAGDEVVAYEWDLDDDGDYERATAAANVTTTYDEAGDRNVTLRLTDAFGASATTETAVRANAPPTAAIDADDPALTEEAIELDAGSSEDPDGAIETYEWDLNDDGSVEASGPTAGADFSDDGIYPISLTVTDDRGATDTVETNVTVENRRPIVEVSVNDSDPTVDEPVRFDADESADPDGEVVAYEWDLDDDGDYERAGTEPTVAFEEPGERTITARVTDDDGATNETTVAVDVNAPPTAEVDVESPVLTAEGSTLSATESEDPDGEIVAYDWAIEGASDANGVEANRSFADDGTYEVMLTVTDDQGATDATSANVTVENRQPTAVGQVTTDTPVVGEPVRFDADGSADPDGEIVTYEWDLDDAGEFESNASSPAATYDDYGERTATLRVVDGDGATNETTLRFDVNAPPEPALTASDPELTDDSIDLDASESVDPDGEIETYEWDLDGDGSAEASGPAASVDFGDDGVYPVTLTVTDDDGTERSITRNVTVENRPPTAAASVNDTTPLLDEPVRFDAGDSIDPDGEIDAHEWDLDGDGDYERTGVETTAAFDESGERTVAVRVTDDDGAANETTIAVDVNAPPEPALAASGPAPTGAPIELDASASVDPDGQIVAYDWAIDAEDAEVNVTGPNATASFADDGTYTVTLAVIDDQGAAATLARNVTVENRPPELWVSRASPETTPAETYEPVEYTYDALDDDGTVENATVAVTSPSGETRTLDPPGAESGGVVETRLNESGNWSVVATVRDDDGAETTENRTLPVNSPPDAAIEAPVEVGPDEEFTISAEAIDPDGEIETYEWEIDDELYTGRNATVDHDGGADIPVTLWVTDDEGATATANETIEVEEELDPQVYVERQLGNRVLSASVYSDTAEDVDRDEVTYEWDLDGDGQFEVDGQFQDRVIDEPGAYEFAVRADAPNVSTAVDNEIVEVESVEENVTFEWRRDVASGEETTATEDRVFLGAGEAQFDETGGSEGVTIRALHRSNGTTDWNASLPFSAANLAVDDGDLYASGNGVARLDPETGTVQWTWSSESYTRTTIDGNTVYVTASDAVTALNATDGAVRWTEPQVERVDELAVDNGVIVTGVTDYNADPTTTSVVARNGSTGQIYWNLTRDGYEPTVEGTVDGHVLLSDGENLTARDLQTGAVSWTQRVPADSTGYGYIDEVNVGGDVVYISAGSDDVLVALSADGERLWTQSTRTGGEFVVGSESVYVAGQNGTAAYDRSTGTVAWDRSLPIDYPSTVRVTDRGSLLVTYQPTDSDEYVRRGAVLDGDSGTVDWNGPVGYDLYGAGERGGTLYVSTSSGVYAVSLGGS; this comes from the coding sequence ATGACCCGATGGCGACGCGTCGCTGTCGTACTGATCGCGGCTTCGCTCGTCACCGCTGGCATTCCGATGACCGGAGCGTTTTCGAGCGTCTCCGCCGAGCGAACGGTTTCGGTCGGCGTCGCGGACGACAGCGACGCGTTCCTCTCCCTGGAACCGGCCGCGGGTCCCAACGGTGCGTATGCCGAGCAGTCCGGCGGGACCCTGGAACTACGCTTCGACGGCACCGGCACGCTCGCCTCGGGACTGAACCCGGACGCGACGACGTACGCCGAGGACGTGTTCGTCGCCACGAACAGGGGGACACAGCCGGTGAAACTGACGGTCGACGACGACACGCCGGGAATCCGGTTCTACGCCGAAGCCGACGGCGAAACGCGACGGATCGACGGGACCGATCCCGGGCGGGTCGCCTTCGGCGTCGGCGAGGCGGCGAACGTCTCGGTACGCATCGACTCCGAAAACGAGAGCGCGATCGAGGCGGTCGACTCGGTGTCGATCGAGGCGTCGGCGATCGATGGCGAACCGGACGGTGGCGACGGGTCTGATGGTGGCGACGGGTCTGACGGTGGCGACGGGTCTGACGGTGGCGACGGGTCTGACGGTGGCGACGGGTCTGACGGTAACGGCGAAAACGTACAGACCAGCGTCGACGACGGCGTCCTCCGCGCGACGGGGTCAGTTGACGCGGGGGAGTCGGTTGCGCTCGACCTCGACCGGGTCGACGACGCGAGTCAGGACGATGTCACGGTCGAATCGACCGAGATCTCGTACGCCGACGGTGTCGAGTCGCTGAACACGAGCGTTTCCGTAACGGACCCGGATGGGGCCGACGACGCCCCCGGCGATCGGGCGGCGCCGCCGAACGGGTCGGTGCGAAGCTACGTCGAGGTGTCCCATCCGGAGACGCCCGACGCGGCGATCGACAACGCTTCCGTTCGGTTCGTGCTGCCACACGAGGCGGGAACCGACGCCGGTTCCGTCTCGCTGCTCCGATACAACGAGACGCGCGACGCGTGGGAAACGGAGCCGACGAGCGTCTCCTACGTGGAGAACAGCTCGGCGGGATACGTGTACGAGGGGCGGACGGAGCGCCTCTCGCTTTTCGCTCTCGTCCAGACCGCCCGGGGTATCTATGTCCAGTCGAACGGAACGCTGGAAACGGTCGATGCGAGCCTCACGACCGACCCCGAGACGGACTTCCCGGCGGACACCTACGGAACGTACCGCGACCGCGCGTTCAACGCCTCCTACTGGCAGGCCGACGCCACGAGCGACGCCGACGACGCGGCCGCAGTCATCCGCGAGGAACTCCGGTTCGATCTGAAGAACGCGACGAAAGACGCCGCGATCGACCAGGCCGTCTCGTACGCGGACGACGCACTCCAAGCCACGGTCGGACTCAGCGGTATCGGGACCGCCCTGACGGCGCTGGACGTCGCGCTGAAGTCAGACAAGTTCGCCGGCTCGTTCGGAACCGGAATCCAGAAACAGGCGATCGCGATCCACGTCGACCCCGGAACGGAGTCGTACGAGAGACTCCGGGCGAACCTCGCCGCACTGGAGCGGAACTCCGCCGAGCTGGAGGGAGTCGACGACGAGGCGAGGGAACGTCGGCTGCTCGAAGAGCGGGAGACCCTGCTCCGGGAGACGTACCTGCTCTTGCCCACCTACCTGAACGACGTTCACGCCGACGTCGTCGGGAACGCGGCCGGCATCGAGGACCCGCAGGCGTACCAGCAGATCCGGTCGGACGTGGAGTCGCTCCGGCTGCTGATCGAACTCGATTACGAGGAGACGACCGAAAAGCGGTACAACAGTCCCGACCGGTCGCTGCCGCGCGAGACGTCGATGCCGACCCACGGTTGGACCGCGTTCGGCGACGCGAACGTGTACGACACGATGGACCACGGCGACGACTACGTCGTGTTCGAGCTCGACACCGCCCCGGGAACGACGGACGCGGGCGACCTCGATGTCACGGTCGCGGGCGCGAACGCGGCCGAACTCGAGACCGCTGTTCTCTCCGAGCGCCCGGACGACCCGCGGACCGTTGAGGGCCGAGCGCTCCCCGAAAGGGACGCGGACACGCTTGGCGACACGATCGACGATCCCGCGGACACGACCTACGTCGTCGTGCGCGTCGGTGGGAGTCGCGGTCCGCTGAAGCTCACCGCGAGCGGCGAGGGCGGTCCCGTCGACGTTTCCGTCTTCGAGCGGGCGGGTCCGGACATTCAGCGGCCGGAGGCCGACCTCGTCGCAGGTCCTGACCCGGTGACCCTCGCCGACGGCGACGTGGTGTACCCGACGAACGACAGCGACACCGACCTCGTCTGGGACCTCTGGGACGCCAAGACGCCGACCGGCGACGTCGAGTACCGGTTCCGCGTCGATGACGGCGACGGCTTCACCGGCGGCGCGGACGGGGACGGGGACGGCTGGACCGCCTGGACGACCGCTCCCGATGACGGTCGGGTGACGCCCGACCTCACCTACGGTGATGGGGTCACGCGAGTCCAGCTCCAGGTCCGCGACGACATCGGCCGGACGACCGTCCGGAACGCCGACGTCGTGGTGACCGCCGGTCCGCCGATCACCGATGTGGCCGCACCGCTCGCCGACGATCCCACGGCCGGAGACGTGTACGTCAAGGTACTCCCCGAACGACGGATACAATCGGTCGAACTCGAGTACCGTCACATCGGCGAAGGGAACTGGACCGACTGGCGGACCGTCGAGGGCGACGACTTGGAAGACTTCGGACGAGTGGTCCCTCCGATCGAGGGCGAGGTCGAGGTCCGCGCTCGCGCGACGAACCTCGCAAATCAGACCGGCAAGTGGACCGTCGAGACGCTCACGTACGACCCGCCGGACGTGACGCCGCCGGAGGTCGACGCCGAGTCGGTCCCCGACCAGCGTCCAACCCTCGTCGACGGCGAGGAGGTCGAGCGGCGTGTCGTCGCGGACGGGTCGATCAACCTCTCGTGGTCCGTCGAAGACGACGTGACGGCCGACGGCGACCTCGAGTACCGTGTCCGCGTCGACGGCGGCCCGTGGTCTGGATGGACCACCACCGAGAACGGCTACTTCGACGCCGATGTCGATGTCGCGACGAGCGGAACCGACGTGACCGTCGAGGTGCGCGACGAGAGGGGCAACGTCGCGTCGCAGTCGGTGACGGTCCTCCGCGACGACGACCCGCCGACGATCGGCGTGAACGCGATCGACGACGTGACCGGAGCGGTCGTCGATCCGACCGCCGACGAGCCGCTGTCGGAGGTCGAGCTCCAATACCGCGCGGATGGCTCCAAGGAGTGGATCAACTGGACGACGATCGGATCGACCGAGGCGACCGCCGTCGACCTTGACGCGGCCGGCTCGTTCGAGCTCCGGGCCCGCGGGGTCGACACCGCGGGCAACGTCGGCGACTGGACCACTCCGGCTTCGTTCGACAGCCTGCCGGCGGACCGCTCGACGACGATCGTCGATGAGGACTCGGTCTCGGGCGGGGGCAACGCCACTTACGAGGTCCCGAACGCCTCCGAGATCGGGTCGGGAACCGCGAAGGGAATTGTCGCCTACAACGCGCTCGTCGACGAGATCGACGGCGAACTGCTCTTGGACCTGTATATGACCACGCGCGACGGCGACCGGTATCCCATCTCGTCAGTCACGTTCACCGAGGAGGGGAACCAGACCGTCGCCGCCGACCTTCCTGCGAACTTGACCAACGGCGCGCAGCTCGAGGTCGAGGTTCGGGGTAACGGTACCGTGGTCCTCGACAGCCTCCGCGCCATCGACGCGGCGCCGAACGCCCCGCCGATCGCGCCGTCGCCGCGGAACGTCACCGTCGGGAGCGACGTCACCGTCTCCGCGCCCGCCGACTGGACGGCCGGCGACGAGGTCGTCGCGTACGAGTGGGACCTTGACGACGACGGCGACTACGAGCGGGCCACCGCGGCCGCGAACGTGACGACAACCTACGACGAGGCGGGCGATCGGAACGTCACGCTCCGTCTCACCGACGCGTTCGGCGCGTCCGCGACGACCGAGACGGCGGTGCGGGCGAACGCGCCGCCGACGGCCGCGATTGACGCCGACGACCCGGCGCTGACCGAGGAGGCCATCGAACTGGACGCTGGCAGCAGCGAAGATCCAGACGGGGCGATCGAGACCTACGAGTGGGACCTCAACGACGACGGGAGCGTCGAGGCGAGCGGACCCACCGCGGGCGCCGACTTCTCGGACGACGGGATCTATCCGATCTCGCTCACGGTCACCGACGATCGGGGAGCGACCGACACGGTCGAAACGAACGTGACCGTCGAGAACCGTCGGCCGATCGTGGAAGTGTCGGTTAACGACTCCGACCCGACGGTCGATGAGCCGGTACGCTTCGACGCGGACGAGAGCGCCGACCCCGATGGCGAGGTCGTCGCGTACGAGTGGGACCTTGACGACGACGGCGACTACGAGCGCGCGGGCACCGAACCGACCGTCGCCTTCGAGGAGCCGGGAGAACGGACGATTACGGCCCGAGTGACCGACGACGACGGCGCGACCAACGAGACGACCGTCGCAGTCGACGTGAACGCGCCGCCGACGGCTGAGGTTGACGTCGAGTCTCCGGTTCTGACCGCCGAAGGCTCGACGCTCTCGGCGACCGAAAGCGAGGATCCGGACGGCGAGATCGTCGCGTACGACTGGGCGATCGAGGGTGCGAGCGACGCGAACGGCGTCGAGGCGAACCGGTCGTTCGCCGACGACGGTACCTACGAGGTGATGCTCACCGTCACCGACGACCAGGGTGCGACCGACGCGACCTCCGCGAACGTGACCGTCGAGAACCGCCAGCCGACCGCGGTCGGCCAGGTGACGACCGACACGCCGGTCGTCGGTGAACCGGTGCGCTTCGACGCGGACGGAAGTGCCGATCCGGACGGCGAGATTGTCACGTACGAGTGGGACCTCGACGACGCCGGTGAGTTCGAATCGAACGCGTCGTCGCCAGCCGCCACGTACGACGACTACGGCGAGCGGACCGCGACACTCCGCGTCGTCGACGGCGACGGCGCGACCAACGAGACGACGCTCCGGTTCGACGTGAATGCGCCGCCGGAGCCGGCGCTGACCGCGAGCGATCCCGAACTCACCGACGACTCGATCGACCTCGACGCGAGCGAGAGCGTCGATCCCGACGGCGAGATCGAGACGTACGAGTGGGACCTCGACGGCGACGGGAGCGCCGAGGCGAGCGGACCCGCCGCGAGCGTCGACTTCGGCGACGACGGCGTCTACCCAGTCACGCTCACCGTGACCGACGACGACGGCACCGAGCGTTCGATCACCCGGAACGTGACCGTCGAGAACCGTCCGCCGACCGCGGCGGCCTCGGTCAACGACACGACGCCGCTCCTCGACGAACCGGTGCGCTTCGACGCCGGCGACAGCATCGATCCCGACGGCGAGATCGACGCTCACGAGTGGGACCTCGACGGCGACGGCGACTACGAGCGCACGGGCGTCGAGACGACCGCCGCGTTCGACGAATCCGGCGAGCGGACGGTTGCGGTTCGCGTGACCGACGACGACGGCGCGGCCAACGAGACGACCATCGCCGTCGACGTGAACGCGCCGCCGGAGCCGGCGCTGGCGGCGAGCGGTCCCGCGCCGACCGGCGCGCCGATCGAGCTCGACGCGAGCGCGAGCGTCGACCCCGACGGCCAGATCGTCGCGTACGACTGGGCTATCGACGCCGAAGACGCCGAGGTGAACGTGACGGGTCCGAACGCGACCGCCTCGTTCGCGGACGACGGCACGTACACGGTCACGCTCGCGGTCATCGACGACCAAGGCGCGGCGGCGACCCTGGCGCGGAACGTGACCGTCGAGAACCGCCCGCCGGAGCTGTGGGTCAGCCGTGCCTCTCCGGAGACGACGCCGGCGGAGACCTACGAGCCCGTCGAGTACACTTACGACGCTCTCGACGACGACGGCACGGTCGAGAATGCGACAGTCGCCGTCACCTCGCCCTCCGGCGAGACCCGAACGCTGGATCCGCCCGGCGCGGAGAGCGGCGGTGTAGTCGAGACGCGGCTCAACGAGAGCGGCAACTGGAGCGTCGTCGCCACCGTCAGGGACGATGACGGCGCCGAGACGACGGAGAACCGGACGCTCCCGGTGAACAGTCCGCCCGACGCGGCGATCGAGGCGCCGGTCGAGGTCGGCCCTGACGAGGAGTTCACCATCTCGGCGGAGGCGATCGACCCTGATGGCGAGATCGAGACCTACGAGTGGGAGATCGACGACGAACTATACACCGGCCGGAACGCGACCGTCGACCACGACGGCGGAGCGGACATCCCCGTCACGCTCTGGGTCACCGATGACGAGGGGGCCACGGCGACCGCGAACGAGACGATCGAGGTCGAGGAGGAACTCGATCCGCAGGTGTACGTTGAGAGACAGCTCGGCAATCGTGTGCTGAGTGCGAGCGTCTACTCTGACACCGCTGAGGACGTCGACCGCGACGAGGTCACCTACGAGTGGGACCTCGACGGCGACGGGCAGTTCGAGGTCGACGGACAGTTCCAGGACCGCGTGATCGACGAGCCGGGCGCGTACGAGTTCGCGGTTCGCGCTGACGCGCCGAATGTGTCCACCGCTGTCGACAATGAGATCGTTGAGGTCGAATCGGTCGAGGAGAACGTGACGTTCGAGTGGCGGCGCGACGTCGCCTCCGGCGAGGAGACCACCGCGACCGAGGACCGCGTCTTCCTCGGCGCCGGTGAAGCGCAGTTCGACGAAACGGGAGGTTCCGAAGGAGTGACCATCCGTGCCCTCCACCGTTCCAACGGCACCACCGACTGGAACGCGTCGCTGCCGTTCTCGGCGGCAAACCTCGCCGTCGACGACGGAGACCTCTACGCGAGCGGAAACGGAGTCGCTCGTCTCGATCCTGAGACCGGGACGGTCCAGTGGACGTGGTCGAGCGAGTCGTACACTAGGACGACGATCGACGGCAACACGGTGTACGTGACCGCTTCGGACGCCGTCACTGCGTTGAACGCGACCGACGGAGCGGTCCGGTGGACGGAACCCCAGGTGGAACGCGTCGACGAGCTGGCGGTCGATAACGGCGTCATCGTCACGGGCGTCACCGACTACAACGCCGATCCGACGACGACATCGGTCGTCGCTCGGAACGGCTCGACCGGTCAGATCTACTGGAACCTGACGCGGGACGGCTACGAACCGACCGTTGAGGGAACCGTCGACGGGCACGTACTGCTCTCAGATGGGGAGAACCTCACCGCGCGCGACCTCCAGACGGGCGCAGTCTCCTGGACTCAGCGCGTCCCGGCGGATTCAACCGGGTACGGATACATCGACGAAGTGAACGTCGGCGGCGACGTGGTCTACATCTCCGCCGGCTCCGACGACGTGCTCGTCGCACTCTCCGCCGACGGGGAGCGCCTATGGACCCAATCGACTCGGACCGGCGGCGAGTTCGTGGTCGGCTCCGAGTCGGTGTACGTGGCGGGCCAGAACGGCACGGCTGCCTACGACAGATCGACCGGAACAGTCGCGTGGGACCGCTCGCTCCCGATCGACTACCCCAGTACAGTCAGGGTGACGGACCGCGGGTCGCTCCTCGTCACGTACCAGCCGACCGATTCGGACGAGTACGTTCGTCGGGGTGCGGTCCTCGACGGCGATTCGGGGACCGTTGACTGGAACGGACCGGTCGGATACGATCTGT
- a CDS encoding heavy-metal-associated domain-containing protein yields MTTIDVDGMSCTSCEDNVTDALADLPAVESASADHEAGTATVEGDADVGAVVAAIEEAGYEASA; encoded by the coding sequence ATGACGACGATAGACGTCGACGGCATGTCGTGTACGAGCTGTGAGGACAACGTGACCGACGCGCTCGCGGACCTTCCGGCCGTCGAGTCGGCCAGCGCGGACCACGAGGCGGGCACCGCGACCGTCGAGGGCGACGCGGACGTCGGCGCCGTCGTGGCCGCCATCGAGGAGGCCGGCTACGAGGCGTCGGCGTAG
- a CDS encoding DUF5305 domain-containing protein, which yields MSSAPNERRLRLRAVLNAQATVILVACLLLAAVGGALVYTTHVDPGTTEETRTVSSLTVESGYVHSATVTEPNAVFDTGAVLDGRDTYFTRIAPELDVNVSTSYAASSAENVTVEVGSALVVRNVGEEGTVYWSETEPLASETVSDVAPGETVNASFTLNSTAIDGRVASIEDQLGASPGETETFVTTDVAVGGAVGGVPTVSTQTLDMTLAHGGDTYAVDEPGLQSDTTTRTERFEVERSYGSLRSFGGPLLLLVGLVGAAGIGYATREYDLALTDAEREYLSYRDDRSEFAEWITTFRLPPSVHERPTADAESLRDLVDFAIDNDTGVVEDPQTGAFHAVSGEFVYTYRPPAPTGAGDESETEPDGIDAGRDGDPADTGGFDPETDGPAPSRTDSDDFGSPDDSASADDSASAADGSMTNWVRDAISSDSDGPDAPAEPDRDDGPDADAGDARDDSR from the coding sequence ATGTCTTCAGCCCCCAACGAACGTCGACTCCGACTCCGCGCCGTCTTGAACGCACAGGCCACCGTGATCCTCGTCGCCTGTCTCCTCCTCGCCGCGGTCGGAGGGGCTCTCGTGTACACTACGCACGTCGATCCCGGTACGACCGAGGAGACCCGGACCGTCTCCTCGCTGACCGTCGAGAGCGGATACGTTCACAGCGCGACGGTGACGGAGCCGAACGCGGTCTTCGACACCGGCGCGGTGCTCGACGGGCGCGACACGTACTTCACGCGGATCGCCCCCGAACTCGACGTGAACGTGTCGACGAGCTACGCGGCGTCGAGCGCCGAGAACGTGACGGTCGAGGTCGGCTCCGCGCTCGTGGTCCGCAACGTCGGTGAGGAGGGGACCGTCTACTGGAGCGAGACGGAGCCGCTCGCGTCGGAGACGGTCTCGGACGTCGCGCCCGGCGAGACGGTGAACGCCTCCTTCACGCTCAACAGCACGGCGATCGACGGGCGAGTGGCGTCGATCGAAGACCAGCTCGGCGCCTCGCCCGGCGAGACGGAGACGTTCGTCACGACCGACGTCGCCGTCGGCGGGGCGGTCGGCGGCGTCCCGACGGTCTCGACGCAGACGCTCGACATGACGCTCGCTCACGGCGGCGATACCTACGCCGTCGACGAGCCGGGCCTCCAGTCCGACACGACGACCCGGACGGAGCGGTTCGAGGTCGAGCGGAGCTACGGCTCGCTCCGGTCGTTCGGCGGTCCGCTCCTCCTGCTAGTCGGTCTCGTCGGCGCCGCCGGGATCGGGTACGCGACCCGGGAGTACGACCTCGCGCTCACCGACGCGGAACGCGAGTACCTCTCGTACCGCGACGACCGCTCGGAGTTCGCCGAGTGGATCACGACCTTCCGGCTGCCCCCGTCGGTCCACGAGCGCCCGACCGCCGATGCGGAGTCGCTGCGGGACCTCGTCGACTTCGCGATAGACAACGACACCGGCGTCGTCGAGGACCCCCAGACCGGCGCCTTCCACGCCGTCTCCGGCGAGTTCGTCTACACCTACCGCCCGCCGGCGCCGACGGGCGCGGGCGATGAATCCGAGACCGAACCGGACGGTATCGATGCCGGTCGGGACGGCGACCCGGCCGACACCGGCGGGTTCGACCCCGAGACGGACGGTCCCGCTCCGTCCCGGACCGATTCGGACGACTTCGGATCTCCTGACGACTCCGCGTCCGCGGACGACTCCGCGTCCGCCGCCGACGGATCGATGACGAACTGGGTCCGCGACGCGATCTCGTCAGACTCGGACGGCCCGGACGCGCCCGCCGAGCCGGATCGGGACGACGGGCCCGACGCCGACGCCGGGGACGCGAGAGACGACTCCCGCTGA
- a CDS encoding AsnC family transcriptional regulator, whose product MCTLDETDREILRLLLADARRPYSDIAGRVDLSAPAVSDRVDRLREVGVIEGFTLRIDGDVLSDGLTVLATLSVAPADADGVHEAVADHERVEHAFLTADGEVTVVARVEEGTVRDLVDDAVGLDAVRDLSVRPVDAREWSPAVGDADLAVECVECGNTVTAEGESARIDGTLYHFCCGSCRENFEERFDRIEEGA is encoded by the coding sequence ATGTGTACCCTCGACGAGACAGACCGAGAGATACTCCGGCTGCTGTTGGCCGACGCGAGACGCCCGTACAGCGACATCGCTGGGCGCGTCGACCTGTCGGCGCCAGCGGTGTCGGACCGGGTCGACCGCCTCCGCGAGGTCGGCGTGATAGAGGGGTTCACGCTTCGGATCGACGGCGACGTGCTCTCCGACGGGCTGACTGTCCTCGCGACGCTCTCCGTCGCCCCCGCGGACGCCGACGGCGTCCACGAGGCGGTCGCGGACCACGAGCGCGTCGAGCACGCGTTCCTCACCGCCGACGGCGAGGTGACGGTCGTCGCGCGCGTCGAGGAGGGGACGGTCCGGGACCTCGTCGACGACGCGGTCGGGTTGGACGCCGTCCGCGACCTGTCGGTGCGGCCGGTCGACGCCCGCGAGTGGTCGCCCGCGGTCGGTGACGCGGACCTCGCGGTCGAGTGCGTCGAGTGCGGCAACACCGTTACCGCCGAGGGGGAGTCCGCCCGGATCGACGGGACGCTGTACCACTTCTGTTGCGGCTCCTGTCGGGAGAACTTCGAGGAGCGGTTTGACCGGATCGAGGAGGGTGCGTAG